acaaagcTAGTATTATATAACTAAAAAAATTGCCCTTTTTGAAAACAACCACAACCACTATATAATTTGTTACTCCATTGCACTAATATCTCTCACTCCTGAACTGACTTTATTATTCgagaaatacatttcaaaattagTTTCCTTAAATTCCAAGaattttgaatggaaaaagaTGTAAATTTGTTCCTTGCAGTTTAAAGTTTCCCTTTAAATACTAGATAAAATTTAGTTACGATTCTAGATGTGCAGCCGTCTGAGTATGGCAATGATTTTCTTCTGTACAAGattaaacagtttaaaaaaaaaccccacactccAGATCACACCACCTTCCCATTAGAATAGCGTAATACCAAGGTCTATCTGCCTACCACTAAGAAAATTATCTAATACTCTAAATAAAGCCTGAGTTCAAAATATCATGTATATTCTTTCCAAATTACACCAAGTCCCATGAACTTTGATTCTCTGTAGGGCTTAAGTGTGTCGGGGAGCTTTAGGACTCAGTTCTTAATGGTGTAAAAACCGTCTTTCTCAACTACCAACTTGGTGGCTCATCAAAATGAATAACTGACCATAAACCATTAGACTATGGTATAGACCGACCCTTCTCGTTTCACAGAAAGCATGGAGCAATTAAATATTGCCACAGAAACGATGACAGGGGCTATGAAACCATCCCTCAGGGAGAGAGCCTGAAGAAAGCACTCTCAAAGGAAAGTAACAACCTATCATCATTTTGAAGCTTTTTGTTGTAAAAGGAGACTATGTACTAACATATGGTGCTATGATAGCCTCGTGACAGCATTCTCGTCTTTCTCAAGACACACTTGTATTTGTTCTCAAAAGGTGCCACCATTTAATAATAATCAAATCACACATTTTACCAATTCAAACAGTTTATATTCCTAAAAGCACTGACTGAGGCAACCTCGTACAGAATGATATTCAGAACATCTGACAAAACGTACTCACTTCACATCGCCACCCATTTACAACGCTGGTCCGTACCACTGTGAAGTAAAACCAACACCACTTCTGAAGTATACACTTAGTAAAAATACCCCAATGTGGTAATGGTTGTCTGTCCTCccaatggggtggggggaagtgGACAAAAACCCCCTCCACATTTATACCCATTATCTGGGATCTGAAGGAGAGCACACTCCTTACTCAGAGCACAACAGCCTCTGTACAATGCACAGAACAGttattacatttaaattattaaacCACAGGAAAAGATGGcagatactgtttttttcatgttccttCACCACCTATAAAATTCTACAGATGGAAGCtgttcaattatttttaaaaaaacaaaacaaaaaaacaaaccacacccCCAAACCTTAAAACCTTGCTTTGGTTCCAACTACCCATCACAGGGTGTTCTTTCCTAATCAACTGTTTCTAGTAGAGGAGGCAACAAGCTACTGCAGTTCATGCTAACCATTTTCTGAAGTACCTACCTGCATTTTTTCGTATAGAAAActcctttaaatatttatatagcaATAAAAAACTGAGTGAACATGTATAAATATTCTGAACTGAAGATGTAGCAGTATAAAGTCTCCAGTTTCATGTCCTAATTGTTCATTTTCTCTAGAAGAATCAGAGCATGGATTGGTTTTCAGAGTAAAATACTCAAAAAGTGATCTGGAGTAAGTCTTAGTGAACCATTTGGacacagcttttatttctgacattaggaaataaaacttcatttatGGCATGCTTCAGAAATTCTTATTTACCTAATGATAACATAAAGCATCAGAAGACAGACattggaaaggacagatcaaTTAGTTGATACGCTACTTTCTGCAGACTAATTCATACTTTATATTTTGTTCATTATTTATGGCTGGCTAACATGTAATCTGTCAGGTTGCTCCCATATATGCTGAGCCTTAAGTACAAGCTGAGTGATCCAGCTATTGCTCCCGGCTCATTATGAACACTTCAACAATCagactgcttaaaaaaagataaaaatctgcaaACAGTAACTTAAATAGCTGCAGCCCAGATtacttctgctgaaaaaaaagtacatataTTTATCCTATTTCTTTTGCGGTAAATTTTGTGTTTCTATATAACCAGAACAACTCTACACATGTAACAAATGTATCAATACATACACCCACACACAGTAATATTCAAGCATCTAGTTCTGCACCTGTGGCAGTTGTGATGCATAAATTAAGTGCTCTTTTCATTACTGCACCTTTAGAGTTATCTTGCAAGTTTGAAAATACTTAAGCACAACTGAAGGGATGAAGTAATTACATTACAtattctcattttgctttgtaaatcCTGTTGATTTTTATTGATGGTGATAAAGGCATTTAGTTTTCAGTAAGCTATTACTTCCATTGTTTCTAACAATATTTCAGGGTTGAAGAAGTGCAATTTCTAGGGCCACGAAAATAACCCAAGCAATAGAAAACAAGTTCTTGAGACACAAAGACCAACCGGGTCAACAACAGAGATGCTCAAGTAGATCACAGTTCACACCTGAAATGGAAGACAGTTCTGCCCCTTGGTGAAAGTACCAGATCTTTTACACCAGATAAAACCATTTGTGGAAGTTACTTAACATTTAAACAACAttccaaagtgaaaaaaattatcctgTCCACtcaaaatttaaattctttaaagGAAGGTCTAACGCGAGTTCATCGTGGCTGATATGTATGTGGAAAATTCTCTTTCCTCAACAATAGATACTGAAATCCCAGCTTTATGCAGATAAGCAAGCTACGATTAAAAAGACACAGACACCTTCCCCCAAAACAGCGGCcttcaatttttattctttagcCTTTTTCAAGCTGTCATTATAACTTTATATTTTGTACAGTATTTTGTGTACAAAGATTCCATGTATCAAGGGAAAGAATTATCTGTAATAAGATTCCATGTATTACAATATTAGGACTGTTGCATTTGCACccatgatatttaaaaaatctctCAGACAAACCATGTAGAAATAAGTATGCaaaaactgcaaacaaaaacatttaagtagccaaaattaaaaagacCTTTGTGTGAATCACACAGTCTCACTCGGTTTCTACTAGGCTATTGCAGCCAAGTAGTCCTTAACCTCTGTTGGAGTGAGCCTCCTAAAACCAGCTTCATTACAGATGCCAACTTCAATGTTGTCTTCTGTCATTTGCCCTTCAAAGCTCTCCTATTAACGAAAATACAGTTCAGTGAATCATATCAATGGTGTCGTAACAGTAAGAAacttatttcttaaatattttgctaacCTTTAGTGTTAAGATAGCTGTATGAATGGCATCTTCAAGCTCCAAATCTTCATTGTATCTATAAACAGAAGTTCATATATTTCAGCATGGGACAAAGATCTTTCCAAATCCTAATAATCCTGGAGTCTCTAAACCCAAACACTACTAAAATGTTCCTATTTCTCATACAAATATTATTTGTAAGCACTGTGATATTAATAGTCAAAGttattatttgttaaaaaaaaatttcactacTTTTCCTACTGACACTGTATAGAACAATACTTCTGCAAATATACTGAATATGTTTATTGCACTGAAGTAATTCTCCACAAACACAAAAGTTGGAATTTAAATAAAGCAGATTTCCTGCACATGTGTAAATACGTAAACTGGAAGCATCATatcttaagtattttaaaactttgttctGATAATCTGAAAGTGTGCGGTTTTTATCTGGCTGTTTTACACGGAACCTGAACAAAACAGATAGTATCCTTTCAGACAAATATCAAATACATTACCTTTTCTCAAGGAATGTTTTCCCATTGACGTAAttttttcccattgctgttGCTTTCCACGCAAAGTAAGCTCCCTGTAAAAGCAACAGTCTATTGAATTGTTTTGTGTAACTTAGTCAAACATTACGGGGTAAAAAGTACAGAAGCAATtatgaaaatactgaatgttCTGAGAATATAGGAGACGATTTTGGATCACATTCAGACTAATTTGATATGGAAGCACATGCTATGAAAATGTACAAAACATTTGTAGAGGCCCCCACCTATTTTCATCCTCCCACTACTTTGAAAGATGAATTTAGTAAGTCATTAGCACAGTTTTGATTTGGGATTCCTTAAACCGAAATAGTATGGTTGCCCTTGAGAATGAATATAATCAGATCTTTCCTGAGGTTCACTCCatacattcttcttttttaagaCTAAGTAATGTAAACAACTTGTTGCAAATCAGCCATCTGATTTATCTTAGCTACTAATAGGATATTTAGCCATCACTTCTACTCTCTCCTCCAGCGTGACGACCATCAGCAGTTCTATGCCTCAATCAAGCTGCCTTACACAAGGCCTCCTCcgcattttgctttttacatttgaGCATCAGCATTCAAATTTCTGAAGCTTATCAATGATCACTACAGCAACCATGTTTTTTGTTTGATGTAAAGCACCACAACTCACACATGCACCAAAGGGTagtttttcagaagtgctgtgcaaacacagcaaataaaCTCACTTAAATTAACCACTGTCATTAAATACTAAAGCATAAGCATGACACTTCACAATGCCACAGATTTTGGCCTAACTTCCATCTAGTTTAGGGAACAACTATTTGAGCTGCACAagcagtcaaaatattttttttgctggtaCGTGCTGCAGAATGCCTTGCTGGCGCTGCCAACTAGGTGGGAAGGCATGAAAAGGGATAGTGAGCTCCCTCAAAAAGAGCTGCCACCCCTCAAGCAGTACAGGAACATGTAGGCACAGAATGATCCAGGCTTGCTCCAAGCACCTACTGAAATGGCTcattctgatttctgaagttATGTTAAGGGATCTTTTGTTCTAGCTCTGCATTCTTCTTCTCATCACAGAAAGTATTTCATGAGCACATATAAAGTTTGAGATGTTTTATAAAAGCAGTAGAATTTACAAACCTAAGATACTTACAGATGGATCCGACTGAAATAAATAGGGCCGCCCTTCATTCCAGCCACATATTAGCAGTGATACACCAAATGGACGAACACCActacaggcaaaaaaaaaccaaaccaaactaaaaaaatcacagttgaCAGTGAAATTTATTCAGTGAAAACCAAAGGTGACTAAATTATTTTGGATGTGTTAACCTTCCCACCAGCCCAGAGCCGTGAGCGGGAATGACCAGTCAACCAACAGTACAAAAACAAAAGTACGCTGCCTCGTCTGACAGGTTTGTTTGCAAGATACGAAGACCCTATCTCACCCGCTGCCAGTTAGTGCTCCTCCCGCTGGCCCACTTTCTGTGGACATTCTCCATTGAAAAACTAACTGCCTTTTTGACACAAAAAACTGAATCACCAGGTAGTTGTTATTCCTTACATGTAAACAACATAATCTTTCTAAGCAActtcaaaattcagaaaacGACATACCCAGATTGCGTGTATTCCTGCATCACAGAAGCAATTCTCTGTACTAACTGAGCTGTTGGAATGGGCTCATGATAAACCAAGTAATATTGCTGGGCCAGCTTCCGAGCTCTGTGCACAAGTACtctaaaaacaaagacaaaattagTATGTCAAAGAAATTCCAACTAGTTGTTATAACtagaatggaaaataaacagtatGCTAAGGAGTTCTACATCTGGCATAACACCGATGTAAGAAAACATAGACTGTGCCGGATTATCTTTATCAACTAAGTAATCTCTGAAATACTTAAACTGAAACTAAGGTTGAATTACGCTGCTGTTCATTTCCTACTCATTCTTTAGATAGAATGTTATTTGACAAGATATTgaatatattaagaaaaacttaAAGTGAATTTCATATACAGCATAATACAACATTATGCCATACTCTTAGAAAGAAACAGCTAATTGctatctttttctgtttcttatatTTCTTGTATGAAAATGCATCTAAATCGTGAccaaacaaaattttttaatACCTGTAATCTGGACCCATACCGCTGTACACTAAACCTATATGTTTGGTAATTGGTTCTACTTTGTGGACACTCCTTTCATCGTAAAGAatggatttctgcttcttctcagtTGCCAACACCACTCCATTTGCAGCTGGAAAcgaacaagatttttttttaatattcaactAAAATTACGGAAAGCAGTCAAAACACAGAACAAGTTTATCAGACTGTAAAGAATTTTGCtcctcccttttttaaaaacgCTTCCAGTTTACAAGCACATTAAACAGAGATACTTCGATGAATCTACCCAAAACATCgtttctcattttaaataatcCTACAGCTCCCATAATCCCATTCTAAAGATTCTGAAACACATAATAACTGAGCAGTTCCAGTAACTTTTCGTGTAATTTCTACATATATGGGCACCCAGCTAGAGTTGTTTACTTAAGAGCCAGGaatactcaaaagaaaaaaaaaaaaatgtctacTTCTACCAGCTGAGTGTCTCCAAAATCACCCAAAACAAAATACGTAATAGAAggcaagatggagaaagactcAGTACATAGCCCAAACTATTTTAGTTCTCTTAAATGATACTCAGAATCCCGAATCCTTCACTAGTTATTTTCTGAACATACCTTTAATCCCAACTGACGGAGCTCCTGCAGCCACTGCAGCCAAAGCATATTCAATCTGAACAAGCTTTCCAGAaggactgaaaaggaaaatgcaaaagtaaGCCTAACATAATTCTGATATGCTCAAATCTTTCCTACACCAATCTGATGCTAACTTGCTTTTTTATGCCTCTTTACACCTAGCATCAGCATATTCtaatcagaattttaaaaacaaaacaaacaaacaaaaaatcacaAGTCTGAAGATTCGTAACAGCTTCTAAAAGAACTGGACCGGTTCAGCAGAGAACTCACTGCTGCCCAATGCTACTGGGATACTCACCCAGCACCTGCCTACAACCCTGATGAAAGCTAATGTGTCTGGGATAGGGAGCAGTGACTGGGATGCAGGTTAAATGAGGACAAGTTCGTTCTCCAACTTTATACTATTTTAAACAGGTTTTCCactcagtgggaaaaaaaatcttcagagtGCATCACGACTTTCTACTGAAATGGCGTTATATGTGTGGTTTGTAAAAGTTTTCAAGACACTGATGTTCACTGCTGAAAGGTACGAGCAAAACGCTGCTGCTGTTTTTGAGTGATAAGCACACATCAGGTCAATGGCACAAGACAGAAACAGCTCCCATTCCATCCCCAGGTACTcctgcattttgttttaatgatcCATGTTGTTCTGGTAATGGATGCAGAATCGTCAGAACAGAGCAGCAGGTGTCAGGCTGACAAAGGAACTCATCCAGAATGAGGGGGATCGAGGGCTCCACTCTTGATCCCCAGGGAAAAGGAGCCAGTCACTCACTGGACGAGGATTTTGCAAGTGGGATCTATTCTCTGGGCTGTATTTCAGACGCTGCTCTTTTAATAGAtgcagcaataaaataaaaaattatgtaaCTCAGTGCTTAGAGGagttagaaaaaacaaagcaagcaataATCAATTAGTGTAGTTATTTATACATTGAGTAAGCAGTATATAAAGGTGACAAAGTAATAATTCTTGCTTCTCTACTACAAAATGATAACAAACCAGAACAATAGTTCCTATGCCAGCcattaaaatacacagaacattatcaaaatattttaaaagtaagcaCAAACTAAAATCAATAATTCTCAGTACAAGGAACAGATAAAGGAGGAAAATTGTAAATAGGTGTATTCTGTTCCATGTGAGTATAAAATCAAATGGCTTCAAGTTTCAGAGCATGTAGTGCTTCTATACAGTACAAACAGTTTGTAACTCCCTTAGGAAACCATTTCCAAGAGCTAATAAAGAATTCAACCCACTTGAGTAAAGCAGGTATGTTTGGCTGCATCCACCCATTAAGAAGATTCTTTTCCTAGTTTTAGATTGTGAACTGCTTCAATTGCTTAACTGCAACAAGCCTTTAGTAACCTACTTTGCAATTACACAGCATTACTCTCCTCTGAGATTAAGGGGGCACTTTACCAAAAGCAGTACAAAGATTCTtgcacttaatttttctttttatatgtaTAATATAATTCTGGATAGCTTAATAGTTTAAtcagaaaaagaatggaaagtaatttccttttatCTTAATCTTAAGTGTATGTATTACTGCAACACTGCAATCGATACTGCTGCAATAACATATTCGTTCTGTGCCTGCAATCATCCCACATCTAGGCTGGGCACAACACAAAGTGCAAGGAGAACACTGCTTGCGAAGTGCAgcaggaaagattaaaaaaactatttaaaactcATCTGAAGGCTTCTTTCATTCCCACGTCTGCAAAGTTTGTTCTGAAGCAAGGTCTCGAGATACCATAGCTCAGTTATCATCACGCATTTCCAATTAGCtcagaattacagaattacTACCCTGCCtaaagcatgtgtgtgtgtgcgtacCCGAAGTCTGCTGAACCGCTTGACCAAGCACTCACTATAAGGCACTCCCAGCGACGAGACAGACCTTAGGTTGGCCCCACAGTGACTCTGACTGACAGCAACGACAGAATATACAAGCAGCGACGGCACCTGGGCCCGAGGTCAGCGACAGAGATCAGGTGGGACCCGGGACTCTCACCGCAGCCCCCATCTCTATCCCCGGCTGCGCCTGCAGCCGTTCAGCTCACAAAGACTCCTGGCACCTACGTGCCCCGCTCAGGCGAAGGCGAAGCCGCCTGATCCCCGTCGCTTTCCCCACGCCCGCGCCTTCTGCCCGGGTCCAGCCACCGCCGCCCCCCAGCGCTCTCAGGCCCGGCTCCGCGGACCCGCCGGGGACGCGATGACTCTGCAAAGTCCCcactccctcctgccccgccgccgGAAGACCATTCCGCGTAGGCTCTGCACCGCCCTCCCCCTCGCCCGCCGGCCTGCCCGCCGAGAGCCCAGGCCTGCAGCCCTCTGCCCCCGAGTACCTGAACGTAGTGAGGGAGAAGCTGTAGCCGCGCTCCGCCATTTTGGAACAAACCACTCCACTCCCCTCACCAGCTCCCTCTGCGCAGGCGCAGTCACTCCTCCCGCTTCCTGCACGAGGACACAGCTAGCGCGCTGATTGGCGAGGAGGCGGAGAATAGCGGAGCATGCCGGGAAGCAGCGCCGGGCCCGCGAGGGACGCGATTGGCGAAGAGGCACGCGGTGAGGCATGCTGGGAGTTGAAGTCCCCGAGCTCCCCTCTAGCCGCCCCACCCTGCCGGTAGCGAGAGGAATGCTGGGACTTGAAGTCCTGGTCTCCGTCCCTGTTATGCCGTGAGGGGCTCGGGGCACTCGGTTTCCCAGAAGGCTCAGCGACATGTGCGCATGCCCAGTGCGCCCTCGGGCGAGCGACCGCCTTCCCCTCCTCTGAGGCCTTGGCGGGGCTGTGTGGGGATATGGCGGCTCTGGTGGTGCTCTTCTCTCCGCTGCCGCGGCTTCGCGGTCTCCTTCAGCGCTGCTGGGGGCGGCTGGAGCGCGGCCTCTTGCCGGGTTTCTCCGGGAGCCAGAGCCCGCCCTGGGGTAGGTAGCGGCCTGTTCTCCTCTCGGCTGAAGGAGAGGGCGGCATCGGAGCTGCGGGACTCATTTTTACCGTTGAGCGGCTGAGGGAGGGcgctggagcaggagagctcGCAGCCCTGGGGACAGTGAGGGAAGGGGGCGGGAGGCGCCGCTGGCTGCTCTTACCTCCTCGCTTTGGGTCTGTCAGTAGCACCTGTCTCGTATTTCTTCGGCTGCACGTGAAAAAGGGGGTTGGATGGAATgaattaccttttctttttctttcagcaccAGCACTAGCTGTCCAAGCTCCAGCTTTTCTTCCACAACCGGTAAACGACACTAGTGAAAGTAGTGAGGCGCCAAGCCTCTTAGATAGCATCTTGTGGATGGCGGCACCAAAGAAAAGGCGCACCATTGAAGTGAACCGCTGCAGGCGAAGAAATCCCAATAAGCTTATAAAAGTAAAGGTAATCACCAGATTTCCACGGGCTTGCCACCTTATTCACTGCAAGTAATTTTGTTAATGGCAAACAAGTATGCTGGAGTAAGATTTACGCCAGCCGTTTTTTCTCTCACTTATTTTAGAGGGTCATTATAGTGGTCAATACTGACTGAAAAAGCTTTCTGGAATTTGTTTATAAATAAGCTTAAAATACATTgtaatcttcaaaatactttgtGACAGGTACATTCATCGTGTGTGGCAGTAGTCTGTGGTTAAATGAACAGTGACAGTTCAGGTGCAAGCCAACAAAATGTGAATTTTAGCTAAACAGCTAGTATAAATGGAAGAGGTCTATACTTTCTGTGCATCTAATTGAGTCTTTAGTCTTCCAAACATCAATAGGCGTAATGATTTAGGTATTGACTTCATAGGCTATTTTTAGTAGTAAGCATTTGCCGTAGCAATAGATTACAGAAAAGTTACCTTACGTAGAAGAGTGAATTTTGAAAAGGCGATTGAATTTCTCTGGTGTTTCCTTTAACATTTTTAGTAGTTTGTGATTGTAccctgtttcttttgttgctgttgttcaaattacaaaatttcttcttttccacttttttaGAGGAACATAGATGTTTGTCCTGAGTGTGGAAACTTAAAACAGAAACACGTCCTTTGTGGCTATTGTTATGCAAAGGTCAAAGCAGAAACTCGACTGATACGGATGGAAATACGTAAAAAGGAAGGAGGACCATTTAATGCTCCAACTGTAGAGACTGTTGTCCTTTATGATGGAGAAAAGCCCACAGAAAAAGATGAAGGCAAGCGGATCATTGAAAGAGCCAGGAAGCGTCCATCTTGGTTTGTTCAAAATTGATGCTATAGAACTAATGCTAACAAAAACAGTTGCTACAGCAAGAAAGATCATGATTTTCAAgaatgttttcctcattttgttcACTCGATGTTGATACAGAAAACCTATGAACTTTTGGGAAGTCTGCTTAAAATGCATGTCATGCCATATGATTTTGCAGTCGGGTGTTGTTTCTATAGTATGCAGTGGGAAATGCTTCACAGTGATACACCATAGCAGTCAACAATTAAAGAGAAATCAGGATCTACCTTGGGTTTGGACATCTGCGTACAGTACACTGAATAATTTGTATGCTAATGGTCTATTCTGGTTTtgtaaatagcatttttttaacaaagggAAAACATTCACAGATGTAAAATAAAGTATGTTAAGTTTCCCAGGgaaatctgctttctgtttttggctgctgctctttcggaggggaaaaaaaaaaattcaaaaccaatGTTGATTAGATACAAAGGATATTTACAAGGAAAGATACAGTTATCTGGTTatttctgtggcttttaacaGAATCTGCCTGGATCTCTCCACAATGCTGCTGTTTGAAATACTGGGTGATAttcctgtttttgagcaaaacaGTGGTTGCCATGTAGTATTTGCACTTTTTCAGTACCAGGCTGAAGGTTAAGTGTTTCTTGCTGTTGTCAGTatacaaaacaattttctgtcttaaaGGGATAtggaaagccttttttttttttccccctcaaagtGCACTTGATTTCTTGAGTGAAATAACAAATTCAAATGTAATGACCGGACATTTGTAAATTTGCAAGGGTCAAAGCTGATTCTTCGCAGCCATTGCCGTTAAGCAGTCTGGGTGGTCAGTATGTGCTTGGAAAACCGCAAAGGGGACAGTGGTGCCTTCCTGTCCTGAGTCTACTGCAGTGAGGGAGCAGCTCTGTCTTCTACTGTCCATGGGTACTCTTCAGCGGTGCAGTTACAGCACCTAGCTGTGGATTTTCACCTTGGTTT
This Gavia stellata isolate bGavSte3 chromosome 6, bGavSte3.hap2, whole genome shotgun sequence DNA region includes the following protein-coding sequences:
- the PSMA2 gene encoding proteasome subunit alpha type-2, whose translation is MAERGYSFSLTTFSPSGKLVQIEYALAAVAAGAPSVGIKAANGVVLATEKKQKSILYDERSVHKVEPITKHIGLVYSGMGPDYRVLVHRARKLAQQYYLVYHEPIPTAQLVQRIASVMQEYTQSGGVRPFGVSLLICGWNEGRPYLFQSDPSGAYFAWKATAMGKNYVNGKTFLEKRYNEDLELEDAIHTAILTLKESFEGQMTEDNIEVGICNEAGFRRLTPTEVKDYLAAIA
- the MRPL32 gene encoding large ribosomal subunit protein bL32m: MAALVVLFSPLPRLRGLLQRCWGRLERGLLPGFSGSQSPPWAPALAVQAPAFLPQPVNDTSESSEAPSLLDSILWMAAPKKRRTIEVNRCRRRNPNKLIKVKRNIDVCPECGNLKQKHVLCGYCYAKVKAETRLIRMEIRKKEGGPFNAPTVETVVLYDGEKPTEKDEGKRIIERARKRPSWFVQN